The following coding sequences are from one Saccopteryx bilineata isolate mSacBil1 chromosome 3, mSacBil1_pri_phased_curated, whole genome shotgun sequence window:
- the LUZP1 gene encoding leucine zipper protein 1: MAEFTNYKDTASSRHLRFKLQSLSRRLDELEEATKNLQKAEDELLDLQDKVIQAEGSNSSMLAEIEALRQRVLRIEGKDEEIKRAEDLCQLMKEKLEEEEKLTRELKSEIERLQKRMAELEKLEEAFSRSKNDCTQLCLSLNEERNLTKKISSELEMLRVKVKELESSEDRLDKTEQNLVSELEKLKSLTLSFVSERKYLNEKEKENEKIIKELTQKLEQNKKMSRDYTRNASNLLERNDLRIEDGISSPLPSKESRRKGTLDYLKHGENETRNKSENEKNRNQEDNKVKDLNQEIEKLKTQIKHFESLEEELKKMRAKNNDLQDNYLSEQNKNKLLASQLEEIKLQIKKQKELENGEVEGEDAFLSSKGRHERTKFRGLGGEVSVSKHTSRELSPQHKRERHRNREFALNNENYSLSNRQVSSPSFTSRRAAKASNLGAGTDSGTQETKRTEDRFASGSSQSEGKKSREQPSVLSRYPPAAQEHNKVWKGMPKPSTEGLKGKVEKTTRTFSDTTHGSGPSDILGRADKASDTSADTLFGRRGQAPSSGGQLAQAADSSSSKAPGSLASSRRSSSEGLSKGKRAANGPEAETTSSHSKAPLLSKYPYSSRSQENILQGFSTPNKEGVDQPVAVVMEDSSQHEALRCRVIKSGGREKPDSDDDMDMTSLVTAKLVNTTITPEPEHKQQPNSREKSKSRGGLRTSLFENDKDVGTENESVKSARGSANAVEFPEANGTGVKSQRPFSPREALRSRAVIKPVIVDKDVKKIMGGSGTEAMLEKQKSTSKPGSNKVTSSITIYPSDSSSSSSPRATPGEALRERHTSTSNIQVGPPELTSVSNHVNSPFELSIHKHDITFQFTEAERMGEGTLKSRPDMVVSRSSIIIKPSDPVDRNSHAPPAETIRWKSHSAPSEGSPADARHVTVRNAWKSRRDLNSLDDPPTQIGKNAVSTNAYTQRSSTDYSDLEQQRSYLFEQGTQRVGNSGDAPELSSRRTQSSLTVSEVLTRRNRVGDAVTAAAWNHFAGMEEGDDYTLSVYRRMHNSLERAEAPVKQGPSEPGRAHAEERLRPARPCAEEN, encoded by the coding sequence ATGGCCGAGTTTACAAACTACAAAGATACTGCCTCTAGTCGCCACCTGCGGTTTAAGTTACAGAGTCTGAGCCGCCGCCTTGATGAGTtggaagaagccacaaaaaacctccAGAAAGCAGAGGATGAACTCCTGGATCTGCAGGACAAGGTGATCCAGGCGGAAGGCAGCAACTCCAGCATGCTGGCTGAGATCGAGGCGCTGCGCCAGCGAGTTCTGAGAATCGAAGGCAAAGATGAGGAGATTAAGAGAGCAGAGGACCTGTGTCAGCTGATGAAGGagaagctggaggaggaggagaagctcaCCCGGGAGCTGAAATCGGAGATTGAGCGGCTTCAGAAGCGGATGGCTGAGCTGGAGAAGCTGGAGGAGGCCTTTAGCAGGAGTAAGAACGACTGTACCCAGCTCTGTTTGAGCCTGAATGAGGAGAGAAACCTGACGAAGAAAATCTCCTCTGAGCTGGAAATGCTCAGGGTCAAAGTGAAAGAACTAGAGTCTTCCGAGGACCGCCTCGATAAAACCGAGCAGAACTTAGTGTCCGAGTTAGAAAAACTGAAGTCATTAACTCTGAGTTTTGTAAGTGAGAGAAAATACTtgaatgaaaaggagaaagaaaatgagaaaataataaaagagctcACTCAAAAACTGGAGCAGAACAAGAAAATGAGCCGCGATTATACCAGGAATGCATCCAATCTCCTGGAGAGGAACGACCTGCGGATCGAGGACGGGATCTCCTCCCCGCTGCCCTCTAAGGAGTCCCGGAGGAAGGGCACGCTGGACTACCTGAAGCACGGGGAGAACGAGACGAGAAATAAATCGGAAAACGAAAAGAACCGAAATCAGGAAGACAATAAAGTCAAAGACCTTAACCAAGAGATTGAGAAACTTAAGACACAAATCAAACACTTTGAATCTTTAGAAGAAGAACTTAAGAAAATGAGGGCCAAAAATAATGATCTGCAGGATAATTACctaagtgaacaaaataaaaacaaactcttaGCCAGCCAGCTGGAGGAGATAAAGCTACAGATCAAGAAACAGAAGGAGTTAGAGAATGGGGAGGTGGAAGGGGAAGATGCTTTCCTGTCCAGCAAAGGCAGGCACGAGAGGACTAAGTTTCGGGGCCTTGGGGGTGAGGTATCGGTGTCCAAGCACACATCTCGGGAACTGTCCCCTCAGCATAAGCGGGAAAGGCACCGGAACAGGGAGTTTGCTCTTAACAATGAAAACTATTCTCTGAGCAATAGGCAGGTCTCCTCTCCCAGTTTCACCAGCAGGAGGGCAGCCAAAGCTTCCAACTTAGGGGCAGGTACAGACAGTGGAACTCAGGAGACAAAGAGAACTGAAGATCGATTTGCATCTGGCTCCTCTCAGAGTGAAGGGAAGAAGTCCAGGGAGCAGCCATCAGTGCTTAGCCGCTACCCCCCTGCTGCCCAGGAGCACAATAAAGTTTGGAAGGGCATGCCCAAGCCAAGTACTGAAGGGTTGAAGGGGAAAGTAGAGAAGACAACACGAACATTTAGTGATACCACCCATGGATCTGGTCCCAGTGACATATTGGGTAGAGCTGACAAGGCTTCCGACACCTCCGCTGACACCCTCTTTGGCCGAAGGGGGCAGGCGCCAAGCAGTGGCGGTCAGCTAGCTCAGGCCGCAGACTCCAGCAGCTCTAAGGCCCCCGGATCACTGGCCTCCTCTCGGAGATCTTCCTCAGAAGGGCTCTCTAAGGGCAAAAGGGCTGCCAATGGCCCAGAGGCCGAGACCACTTCCTCACATTCCAAGGCTCCACTTCTATCAAAGTATCCTTATAGTTCTAGAAGCCAAGAGAACATCCTTCAAGGTTTTTCAACCCCAAATAAAGAAGGAGTTGATCAGCCTGTAGCGGTTGTGATGGAAGACAGCAGTCAGCACGAGGCCCTGAGGTGTCGAGTCATCAAATCTGGTGGCAGAGAGAAGCCAGACTCGGATGACGACATGGACATGACATCTCTCGTTACTGCCAAATTGGTAAACACAACCATTACCCCGGAGCCAGAGCACAAACAGCAGCCCAACTCGAGAGAAAAATCCAAATCCCGAGGGGGCCTTAGAACCTCCCTGTTTGAGAATGATAAAGATGTTGGGACAGAAAATGAATCTGTGAAATCTGCCAGAGGCTCCGCCAATGCCGTGGAGTTCCCAGAGGCCAATGGGACTGGGGTAAAAAGTCAAAGGCCCTTCAGCCCCAGAGAGGCCTTGCGGTCTAGGGCTGTCATCAAACCTGTCATCGTTGATAAAGATGTGAAAAAAATCATGGGAGGGTCTGGAACTGAGGCCATGCTAGAGAAACAGAAATCCACCTCCAAACCAGGATCAAACAAAGTGACAAGCAGCATTACTATCTACCCCTctgacagcagcagcagcagcagccctagAGCCACCCCAGGTGAGGCCCTGCGGGAGAGGCACACATCCACCAGCAACATCCAGGTTGGGCCACCAGAGCTCACGTCAGTTAGCAACCATGTCAACTCCCCCTTTGAGCTCTCCATTCACAAACATGACATCACCTTTCAGTTCACAGAAGCGGAAAGAATGGGAGAGGGGACCCTGAAGAGCAGGCCGGACATGGTGGTTTCTCGGAGCAGCATTATAATCAAGCCGTCGGATCCTGTGGACAGGAATAGCCATGCACCCCCTGCAGAGACAATCAGGTGGAAAAGCCATAGTGCCCCTTCAGAGGGGAGCCCGGCAGATGCCAGGCATGTCACTGTACGGAATGCCTGGAAGAGCAGGAGAGATTTGAACTCTTTAGACGACCCCCCGACTCAAATTGGTAAAAATGCGGTATCTACCAATGCCTACACCCAGAGGTCTTCCACGGACTATTCAGACCTTGAACAGCAGAGATCATACCTTTTTGAGCAGGGTACTCAGAGGGTAGGAAACTCAGGGGATGCCCCTGAGCTCTCTTCCAGAAGGACCCAAAGTAGCCTCACTGTATCAGAGGTGCTCACTCGACGTAATCGGGTAGGAGATGCTGTCACGGCTGCAGCCTGGAACCACTTTGCAGGCATG